One genomic window of Coffea eugenioides isolate CCC68of chromosome 1, Ceug_1.0, whole genome shotgun sequence includes the following:
- the LOC113772350 gene encoding uncharacterized protein LOC113772350: protein MNVGKRKVLIRDEEMEEANHEVGIWKKTKPMEELYSAKITSCLKTVNYSFNCNGEIKGFVTPGRGIQQGDPLSPYLFLICSEGFSNLLRKAEENRSITGLKISRQGPLLTHLFFADDSLIFCKANKQEADEIMKVLKVYEIASGQLINLDKSAVFFSKNMDCAQRGEVCQALGGMMEAKQGKYFGLPMVVSRTKDQIFGFVRESIKRRLQNWKNKFLSSAGKGIMLKTVAMAMPTYVMSCFKLPRKLCKDISALMANFWWGETNGRNKMHWISWKKMAVHKNAGGLGFKDLEAFNKALLGKQVWRILAKPNLLVSKVLKAKYFPQESILQCIPPKNASWNWQGLTGARSLLDEGLIRRIGNGRSTKIGDHKWLPETLTGKPTTCRSSSCELKMVAELIYQKRWNRNIIFSNFNRNDVEMILSIPLSLSVREDSYYWQPKAGEEYIVESGYKILMKKGRSERRCNSEGTGSSNAERSQQMSQMWNTLWKLNIKHKIKLFIWKCIKGALPVREAVWKDRNKKEFESSVRSTPMRTIERAHKEWMEQVEVNQQKDRKNTEETVLKYEQQSQRNEKEGTIIIGVATTKQQGHNTLGIGVTVKEMATTKIADWVLKERSLGNKVLDEALALKLVLCKAKQQH from the exons ATGAATGTTGGGAAGAGAAAGGTTCTGATCAGGGATGAAGAGATGGAGGAAGCTAACCATGAGGTAGGCATATGGAAAAAAACTAAGCCTATGGAGGAATTGTATTCTGCTAAG ATCACTAGTTGCCTGAAAACAGTAAACTACTCCTTCAACTGCAATGGAGAAATTAAAGGTTTTGTGACACCAGGAAGGGGAATACAACAGGGAGATCCATTGTCTCCTTATCTATTCTTAATATGCTCTGAAGGATTCTCCAATTTGCTGAGGAAAGCTGAAGAAAACAGGAGCATCACAGGACTGAAAATTAGTAGGCAAGGACCACTCCTCACCCATCTCTTTTTTGCAGATGATTCCCTCATCTTTTGTAAAGCTAACAAGCAAGAGGCTGATGAGATCATGAAAGTTCTAAAAGTCTATGAAATAGCTTCAGGACAGTTGATCAACCTTGACAAATCTGCTGTATTCTTTAGTAAAAACATGGACTGTGCGCAAAGGGGAGAGGTATGCCAAGCTCTAGGAGGAATGATGGAAGCAAAGCAAGGGAAATATTTTGGACTTCCAATGGTGGTTTCCAGAACAAAGGATCAGATATTTGGTTTTGTCAGAGAAAGCATAAAAAGAAGACTCCAGAAttggaaaaacaaatttttgagCTCAGCTGGAAAAGGGATCATGCTGAAGACAGTAGCAATGGCCATGCCTACGTACGTTATGTCATGTTTTAAGTTGCCAAGAAAACTTTGCAAAGACATTAGTGCTTTGATGGCCAATTTCTGGTGGGGAGAAACCAATGGAAGAAACAAAATGCACTGGATTTCTTGGAAAAAAATGGCAGTACACAAAAACGCAGGTGGTCTAGGTTTCAAGGATTTAGAGGCCTTCAATAAAGCACTTTTGGGGAAGCAGGTATGGAGGATCCTAGCCAAGCCAAATCTTCTTGTCAGCAAGGTGTTGAAGGCTAAATATTTCCCTCAGGAATCTATACTACAATGCATTCCCCCCAAGAATGCATCATGGAATTGGCAAGGATTAACGGGAGCAAGAAGTTTACTAGATGAAGGCTTGATCAGGAGAATTGGAAATGGTAGAAGTACAAAAATCGGGGATCATAAATGGTTACCAGAGACACTCACGGGGAAACCAACTACTTGCAGATCCAGTAGCTGTGAGCTGAAAATGGTTGCTGAGCTTATATATCAGAAGAGATGGAACAGAAATATCATCTTCAGCAACTTTAACAGAAATGATGTTGAGATGATTCTTAGCATCCCTTTAAGCCTCTCAGTGAGGGAAGACAGCTATTACTGGCAACCAAAGGCTGGAGAGGAGTATATAGTTGAATCAGGTTACAAAATTCTGATGAAGAAAGGCAGAAGTGAAAGGAGGTGCAACTCTGAGGGAACTGGATCAAGCAATGCAGAAAGAAGCCAACAAATGTCTCAGATGTGGAATACACTGTGGAAGCTCAacattaaacataaaattaagcTCTTCATTTGGAAGTGTATTAAAGGAGCCTTGCCAGTAAGGGAGGCA GTATGGAAAGATAGGAATAAAAAGGAGTTCGAGAGCTCAGTAAGGTCCACACCAATGAGAACAATAGAACGGGCACATAAGGAATGGATGGAACAAGTGGAAGTGAACCAGCAGAAAGATAGAAAGAATACAGAAGAAACAGTCCTTAAGTATGAACAACAAAGCCAGCGCAATGAAAAGGAAGGAACAATAATTATAGGAGTGGCAACAACAAAGCAGCAAGGACATAATACTCTTGGAATAGGAGTCACAGTAAAGGAAATGGCAACCACTAAAATTGCAGATTGGGTGCTGAAAGAGAGAAGCCTGGGGAACAAAGTTTTGGATGAAGCATTGGCATTAAAACTGGTTTTGTGTAAAGCTAAGCAACAGCACTAG